A window of the Vespa velutina chromosome 7, iVesVel2.1, whole genome shotgun sequence genome harbors these coding sequences:
- the LOC124950325 gene encoding defensin-1-like, with amino-acid sequence MAKIYFLVSIMFVVVTANLTVPVEDTTLENLLELVENIELKEKDTTEERANRQRRVTCDLLSFRGIIGSSACAANCLTMGKAGGYCKSGICVCRKDSFAALWKKRFG; translated from the exons ATggcaaaaatttattttctcgtttctatAATGTTCGTCGTGGTAACGGCCAATCTGACTGTTCCGGTCGAAG ATACCAcattggaaaatttattagaactCGTAGAAAACATAGAATTGAAGGAGAAAGACACGACCGAGGAACGAGCAAATAGACAACGTCGAGTGACTTGTGACCTTTTATCCTTTCGTGGAATAATTGGTTCCTCGGCTTGCGCGGCGAATTGTCTGACCATGGGAAAAGCAGGTGGATATTGCAAAAGCGGTATTTGCGTGTGCCGCAA agATTCCTTTGCGGCTCTTTGGAAAAAACGATTTGGTTAA